In the genome of Actinomycetes bacterium, the window CCCCGCCCTGCGACGAGCACGGGGCGGACTGCCCCGAGCTGGCCTGCGTGATCTGCGGCTGGGCGCTCGTCGGCCCCGTCGAGATCGCCCTCGTCCCGCGGCGCGCTCGCGCGCTGGGCGCCTGAGCTGGGCCGCACCCACCCCGGCGCCTCAGCCGGCGCCCGCACCCACCCGGCGCCTCAGCCGGCGCCGCCAGCCAGGCCGATCACCACGATCCCGCTCAGCGCCACGCTGACGCCGGCGATCTGGACGCGCATCAACCGCTCCCCCAGCACGACCCTGGCGAGCACGGCGGTCGCCACCGGGTAGAGCGACCCGAGCACGCTCACCACCGCGAGCAGGCCCTCAGTGGAGGCCTTGGCGAAGGTGCCGTTGGCCGCCGCGTCGGCGATGCCGATCGCGGCGAGCACGGGCAGGTCGCTCCAGCGCAGCCGCGCGTACGCCGTCTCGAAGCGCTCCCCACCGGGCGGGCGGGCGGAGCGTCGGGCGGCCGCCAGCAGGAGGACGAGACCCATGGTCGCGGCGGACACCCCGCGCTGGGTGAGCAGGGTCATCGGGACCGACGTACGTCCGGCCCGGGCGACGAACCACAGCACGAGCCCGAAGCCGACCGCCGCCACGAGGGCGAGCGCCACGGCGCGGACGCGGGCCGCCTCGGGAGCCTCCCCTCCGGCGGGGCGCAGCTCGGGACCGGAGGCCAAGACCACGCCCAGGATGGCGAGGGCGATCCCGAGGTCCTGTTCCGGCGAGGGCCGGTCCCCGCCGACCAGCCCGATCATGACCGGGACCACCACACCGGCCGCCGCGATCGGTGCGACCACTCCCATGGTCCCGGAGGCGAGCGCGGCGTAGAACGCGACGAGGGCCAGCGGCCCGACGACACCGGCCGCCGCGGCCCACGGGAGATAGCCGTGCGGTGCGTGCTCGGCGCCAAGCCACAGCACCCAGACCACGATCACGACGAGGGCCAGGCTCTGCGACACTGCGACGACGACGGTGGCCCGCAGCCGCCGGCTCACCAGCCCGCCGGCGAAGTCCGCCGACCCCCACAGGGCGCTGGAGAGCAGCGCGAGGATCGCGGCCATCCCCCGCAGCCTACGAGTCGCCCGACGGGGACGACCCTGCCGACGAGGCGTCCGGCGTGGCGGCGGGCGAAGGGGCGCCCGATCGAGGGACGGCGACCTACCCTCGAGGAGTGAGCGGCCAGGACCCGGGTGAGCCCCCCGAGGACTTCCAGCGGGCTGTGGCGGCCCTGCGCTCGGCCCGGCTGCGCCCCGAGGTCGTCCTCCAGGAGGCGCCGGCGCCGCAGCGGCTGGCGCCGTGGGCGGTGGCCCTCACCGCCGACGTCCTCCCCCCCGACGGCGGCGGCGAGGCCGAGCCGGAGGAGCTCGGCACCGGACGCTTCGTCCTGCTCTACGACCCCGACGGCCATGACTCCTGGGACGGGGTGTTCCGGGTCGTGACCTTCGTTCGTGCCGCGGTGGAGCCCGACGTCGCCGGGGACCCCATGCTGCCCTCGGTGGGGTGGTCCTGGCTGGTCGAGGCGCTGGAGGCCCACCAGGCCGACTACGCGCAGCCCAGCGGCACCGTCACCCGGGTCGCCTCGGAGTCCTTCGGCTCGCTGAGCGACCGCCCGCCGAGCGCGGAGCTGGAGATCCGGGCGTCCTGGACCGCCGCCGACCCCGAGCTCGGTCCGCACCTGCAGGCGTGGGGCGACCTGCTGGCCACCGCCGCCGGGCTGCCGCCGCTGGCGGCCGGCGTCGTGGCCCTCTCGCGGCTGCGCCGCGCCCGCTGAGTCACTCTCCCGGCCTCTTCCCAGCGCGCGTCCGCGCACTACAGGTGTGCCCGCACCGATCCGATGAAGGACAGGAGCGCCGGTACGCCCCACCCGGGGGTGAACGCCGGGGGCCGGAACCGGAGAACCAACGTGAGCGCACTCGTCGAGAGCCGGGGTACGCCGTACGCCGTACGGACTCCTCGGTTCACGGCCCTGGCTGTCATCACGGACGGCCGGCTGCGCGAGGTCGTCGTCCGGGGCCTGCACACCCTCGGCGCGCTCGAGGTCGTGGAGGCCGCGAGCATCGCCGAGGCCCGTGCGCGTACCCGCGCGGTCCCCCCGCTCGACCTGCTCGTCGTCGAGGTCAGCCTTCCCGACGGCTCCGGCGTCGCCCTCCTCTCCGAGCTGCGCGCCCAGGGGTGGCAGCGGGGCATCGCGCTCGCCGCCGACGGCGACCCCTTCTCCGTGCGCGCCGCGCTGTCCGCAGGGGTCCGCGGCTTCCTCGTGACCGAGGGGGACTCCCTGCACGGACGTACGTCCACCGGCTTGCCCCGCGGCATCCAGGACCTGTCGGCCCGCGAGGTCGAGGTGCTCCAGCTCGTGGCCGGCGGCCGATCCAATCGCGACATCGGCGAGGCGCTGCACCTGTCCGCCCTCACCGTGAAGAGCCACCTGGCCCGCATCTCCCGCAAGCTCGGCACCGGCGACCGCGCCGAGATGGTCGCCCTCGCGCTGCGGGCAGGCATCATCCGCTGACTCCCCGCCTCCCGGGCAGGTCGCGCACGCGGCCCTAAGGTGAGGCCCGTGACGGGGAGCGAGGAGCGCACGGTCGTCCCCCTGCTCGCGCCCCGGGACGGGCTGCCTCCGGTGGTCGAGGACCCGGTCGAGCTGGCCGAGACGGTCGCCGCCCTCGCCGCCGGCACCGGTCCGGTCGCGGTCGACGCCGAGCGGGCCTCCGGCTACCGCTACGGGCAGCGTGCCTACCTCGTGCAGCTGCGTCGCGAGGGCGCCGGCACCGCGCTTATCGACCCGATCGGCTGCCCCGACCTGTCCGCGCTCGGGGCGGCGCTCTCCGACGCCGAATGGGTCCTGCACGCCGCGAACCAGGACCTGGCATGCCTGGCCGACGTCGGCCTGCGCCCGCCGCGGCTGTTCGACACCGAGCTCGGCGCGCGGCTGGCCGGGCACCCCAAGGTCGGGCTCGGACCGCTCGTCGAGGAGGTGCTCGGGCTCTCGCTGGAGAAGGGCCACTCCGCGGCGGACTGGTCCACCCGGCCGCTCCCCGAGCCGTGGCTGCGCTACGCGGCGCTCGACGTCGAGGTCCTCGTCGACCTGCGGCACGCCCTGCACGCCGAGCTCGAGGAGCAGGGCAAGCTCGCCTGGGCGCTCGAGGAGTTCGACGCGGTGCGCAACGCCCCGCCGCCTCCGCCGCGGCCGGACCCCTGGCGCCGAACCTCCGGTCTGCACCGGGTCCGCAGCCCCCGAGGTCTCGCCGCGGTCCGCGAGCTGTGGACCACGCGGGACGCGCTGGCCCGCCAGCGCGACGTCGCCCCCGGGCGCCTGCTGCCCGACAGTGCCATGGTCGAGGCCGCGCTGGCCGCCCCGACGACCCTGGAGGCGCTCCTCGCCGTGCCCGGGTTCAACGGCCGGGGGGCACGCCGCTACGGCCCCCGCTGGCTCGAGGCCCTGCTGCGCGCGTACTCCTCCGACTTCCCGCCGGTCAGCCTGCCGAGCGAGGCTCCGCCGCCGGCGCGGTCCTGGCCCGACCGCGACCCGGCGGCAGCGGCGCGGCTCGCGGCGTGCCGGACCGCCGTCGCGGCGATCGCCGACGAGCACCGGCTGCCCGTGGAGAACCTGCTGGCGCCGGACACCGTGCGACGACTGTGCTGGACGCCGCCGGAGGACCTCGGCGAGGGTGCGGTGGCCGAGGTGCTGCGGGCGCACGGCGCGCGCACCTGGCAGGTGCAGCTCACCGCCCCCGTCCTCTCCGCCGCGCTGCGGCGGGTGCGAGACCACGCGTGAGTGCTCGGCTGCGCCTCGAACCGGTCGGCCTGGAGCGGGGCCGCGCGCTGGTCGAGGGCCACCTCGACGCGCTCGCGCCGTTGCACGCGGGGGCCGGCTGGCCGCACGCCGACACCATGGACGGCCTGCGCATGTCGCTCGCGGAGCCCATCGACGACGAGCAGACCGCGCTGCTCGCAGTGCTGGTCGACACCGACGAGGTGGTCGGCGAGGGGGGCTGGAAGGGGCCGCCAGGACCCGACGGCGTGGTGGAGATCGGCTACGGGTTGGCGCCGCCCTACCGGGGCCGGGGTCTCGGCAGCGAGCTGGTCGGGCTGCTCACGGCGTGGGTGCTCGACCAGGAGGGCGTACGGCGCGTCGTCGCGGAGGTCCTGGCCGACAACCTGCCCTCCCGGCGGGCGCTGGAACGTAACGGCTACCGGCTCACCCACGTCGACGAGCCCTACGTCTGGTACGCCTACGCGCCCTGACCGGGGGTGCTGGCCAGACTTTGTTACTGGTGAGTAGCATGGTTGGGTCAGGGTCCGCCGCCGCCCCCCGGAGCCGTCCGTGAGTCCTCGAACCAGCCGCGACGTCGTGTTCGTCGACGGAGTCCGTACGCCCTTCGGCAAGGCCGGGCCGACCGGCCTGTACGCCGAGACCCGTGCCGACGACCTCATCGTGACCCTGATCCGCGAACTGCTGCGGCGCCACCCGCAGCTGCCGCCGGCGCGCGTCGATGAGGTGGCGGTCGCCGCCACCACCCAGATCGGCGACCAGGGGATGACCATCGGTCGCTCGGCGGCCATCCTCGCCGGGCTGCCGAGCAGCGTCCCGGGCTTCGCGATCGACCGGATGTGCGCCGGCGCGATGACCGCGGTGACCACGGTCTCGAGCGGGATCGCCTTCGGCGCCTACGACGTCGCGATCGCCGGCGGTGTCGAGCACATGGGCCACCATCCGATGGGCGAGGGCATGGACCCGAACCCACGCTTCGTCGCCGAGCGGCTCGTCGACGCCGACGCCCTCGTCATGGGCAAGACCGCCGAGCGGCTCCACGACCGCTTCCCGCAGCTGACCAAGGCCCGGGCGGACGCGTTCGCCGCGGCCAGCCAGGAGAAGCTCGCCAAGGCGTACGCCAACGGCAAGATCCAGCCCGACCTGGTGCCGATCGCGACCCGCTCCGCCGAGCTCGGCTGGGGGCTGGCCACCACCGACGAGCCGCCGCGCCCGGGGACGACCGTCGAGGCCCTCGCCGGCCTGCGCACGCCCTTCCGCCCGCACGGCAACATCACCGCCGGGAACGCGGCCGGCCTCAACGACGGGGCCACAGCCTGCCTGCTCGCAGCCGCCGACACCGCCGCGGAGCTCGGCCTGGCCACCCGGATGCGCCTGGTCGGCTATGCCTTCGCCGGTGTCGACCCCGAGGTGATGGGCGTGGGCCCGATCCCCTCCACCGAGCGGGCCTTGGCCCTCACCGGCCTTCGCATCGAGGACATCGGTCTCTTCGAGCTCAACGAGGCCTTCGCGGTGCAGGTGCTCGCGCTGCTCGACCACTTCGGCATCGCCGACGACGACCCGCGGGTGAACCCCTACGGCGGAGCCATCGCCGTCGGCCACCCGCTGGCCTCCTCCGGGGTGCGCCTCATGACCCAGCTGGCCCGTCAGTTCGAGGACCACCCCGAGGTGCGCTACGGCATCACGGCCATGTGCGTGGGTCTGGGCCAGGGCGGGACGGTCATCTGGGAGAACCCGCACCACGACGCATCGAAGGGCTGAGGCATGGCTGACGCACCGAGCACCACGACGCTGGCGGGACCGGACGACGAGGTCGTCACCAAGGCGCTGCTGCGTTACGTCGAGCTCCCCTACGGGGCCGGGACGGCCGCGCTCATCACCCTCGACAACGGACGCGACCACACGCGGCCCTCGACCTTCGGTGCCGGCGGCCTCGCCTCGCTGTCCGCCGCGCTCGACGAGGTGGTCGCACGCAGCGACCTGGTCGCGGTCGCGGTCACCGGCAAGCCGTTCGTCTTCGCGGTCGGCGCCGACCTCACCGGCATGGGGCGGCTGCGCGACCGGTCGGACGCCCTCGCCGTCGCGCGCACCGGGCACGCGGTCTTCCGCCGTCTCGGGGAGCTGTCGATCCCCTCCTTCGCCTTCGTCAACGGCGCGGCCATGGGCGGTGGTCTCGAGCTCGCGCTGCACTGCACCTACCGCACCGTGTCCGGGAACGCGGCCGCGCTGTCCCTCCCCGAGTGCTTCATCGGCCTGGTCCCCGGCTGGGGCGGCACCTACCTGGTGCCGAACCTCGTCGGGGCCGCCGGTGCCGTCACGCTCATCATCGAGAACCCGCTCAGCCAGAACCGTCAGCTGCGGCCGGCCCAGGCGCTCGAGCTCGGCATCGTGGACCGGCTCTTCGAGCCGGCCGACTTCCTCGAGCAGTCCCTCGCCTTCGCGGCCCGGGTCGTCACCGGCGCCGAGCGCGTCGAGCGCGCGCCGGTCGACCGCTCCCCCGAGACCTGGGGCGAGGCGGTGGCGGCCGGTCGCGCCCTCGCCGAGGAGCGGCTGCACGGCGCCGCCCCGGCGCCGCTGCGCGCGCTCGACCTCATCGAGGCGGCGCGCACCCGGACCAGGGACGAGGGGTTCGCCGCCGAGGACGAGGCCCTCGCCGACCTGGTGCTCAGCGACGAGCTGCGGGCCTGCCTGTACTCCTTCGACCTGGTCCAGCGGCGCGCCAAGCGCCCGGCGGGCGTACCCGACGCCGCTCTCGCGCGGCCGGTCAGCAAGGTCGGCGTGGTCGGCGCCGGGCTCATGGCGGGGCAACTGGCCCTGCTGTTCGCGCAGCGGCTGAAGGTGCCCGTCGTCCTCACCGACCTCGACCAGGCGCGCGTCGACAAGGGTCTCGCCGGCGTGCGCGGCGAGGTCGACAAGCTGCTGAAGAAGCGACGGATCAGCCCGGACGAGGCGAACCGGCTCAAGGCGTCGGTGACCGGCTCGACCGACAAGGCGGCGTTCGCCGACGCCGACTTCGTCATCGAGGCCGTCTTCGAGGAGATGAAGGTCAAGCAGCAGGTCTTCGCCGAGCTGGAGGCCATCGTCTCCGACACCTGCATCCTGGCCACGAACACCTCGTCCCTGTCGGTCACCGAGATGTCCGAGCACCTGGACCACCCGGAACGCGTGGTGGGCTTCCACTTCTTCAACCCGGTGGCGCAGATGCCGCTGCTGGAGATCGCCCGTACGCCGCGAAGCGACGACGCCACCGTCGCGACCGCGTTCGCCGTCGCCAAGGCCCTGAAGAAGTCCGCGGTCCTGGTCAAGGACTCCCCCGGGTTCGTCGTGAACCGGCTGCTGACCCGGTTCATGGGCGAGGTGAACGCGGCGATCGACGAGGGGACGCCCATCGAGGTCGCCGACCACGCGCTGGACCCGCTCGGCCTGCCGATGTCGCCGATGATGCTGCTCCAGCTGGTCGGTCCGGCCGTCGCCCTGCACGTCGGCGAGACGCTGCACGACGCCTTCCCGGACCGCTTCGGGGTCTCGCGGAACCTCGCCCGGCTGGTCGCCTCGGGTCGGACCGCGGTCTACACATGGGGCGAGGACGGCCTGGTCGTCGACCCGGAGGTCGCAGATCTCTACGAGCTGGGCTCGCAGCCGTCGTCGGCGGAGCAGGTCCGGACCCGAGCCGTGGACGCGCTGGCGCAGGAGGTCCGGCTGATGCTCGACGAGGGCGTGGTGACCGCGGTGCAGGACCTCGACCTGTGCATGCTGCTCGGCGCCGGCTGGCCGTTCCACCTCGGCGGGATCTCGCCCTACCTCGACCGCACCGGCGCCTCTGAGCGGGTCACCGGTGCGCGGTTCCTGCCCCCCGGGGTCGCCAGCCTGCCGGCCTAGCGCCCATGTCGCTCCCCGCCGGCGTGGCGCTACGGCAGCAGCAGGCTGATGAGGCGGCAGCCGTCCGTGCCGTCGTCGCCTCGGCGTTCGGCGACGCGGTCGTCGGCGACCTGGAGGCCGCGCTGGCGAGACGGGCCGGCAGCATGGCGTACGTCGCGGTGGCGCCGGGCGGCGTGCTCGGCCAGGTACGGCTGACGTGGGGCTGGCTGGACGCCCCCGAGCGGCTCGTACCGGTGCTGGTCCTCAGCCCGCTGTCCGTGGCCCCGGCCTGGCGACGGCGCGGTGTGGGTCGCGCGCTGGTCGCGCGAGCGATCGCCGCAGCGGGCGAGGCGGGCGCCCCCCTGCTCTTCCTCGAGGGGGACCCCGCCTACTACGCCCGCTGCGGCTTCGAGCCGGCCGGTCCACTGGGCTTCCTGCGGCCCTCGGTACGCATCCCGGAGCCCGGGTTCCAGGTGGTGCGGCTGCCCGGGCACGAGTCCTGGATGACCGGAGCGCTCGTCTACCCCGACACCTTCTGGGAGTACGACCGCGTCGGGCTCCGGGACGGCGGAGCCGAGGTCGCCCGCCCCTAGCGTCACGGCCAGGTAGGGCCTCGGTACCGGCAGAGCTCACCCCCGGATCTCCCCATGGACGAACGCGGGGCGAAGCTTGCGGCGTTCGGTCGTCACCCGAACGCATGGCGTCACGGGCGTCACCGGTTCGAGGGAGCCCCGCGGCGGCGGTGAGTCGATACCGTCGGAGCGTGATCCCGCAGGACGTCCCGGTCAGCGACGCCGAACGGGCCGCACTGCGGCAGTGCGTGCTCGCCGTGGCGGTGCTGCACGACGTCGACCTCGAGCCCGACGACGCCGGCGTACGCCTGTCGTCGGGCCGGCTGGTCCCGTGGGAGACGCTGTCACTGGCGCTGCGGCCGGTCGACCCGAGCGCACCCGCGGCGCGGGCCCGGCTCGCCCGCTGGCTGGTGGCGCTGCGGATGATCTCGTGGCGCTCGCCCGACGACCTCGCGGAGCGCGCGAGACCGGTCGGCCTGCCGGTGGGGCACACGTTGCACCCCGGCCTGTCCTGGGTGCGCGAGCCGGTCCGCGGGGGCGCCGTGCACCTGGGGCTGGGGTTCGTGGGGGTCGGTGCCGACCCCGAAGGGGTCCACGTCCTGCCCGCGGGAGTCGTCGAGGTGGCCGCCGGGGACGCGGGCCTGCTGAGTGAGTGGTGGTCGCGGGCGCGAGGCTACGTCGAGGAGATGGGCGCGCTGGCCGCCCAGCGCTACCTTCGCCGGCCGGACGGCCCCCTGCGTCCGATGGGCGACGCCGACGTGGTGACCTTGCTGGCCTCCGAGGAGCTGCGCAGCGTCCTCGCGGCCGGACGGGCGCAGGGGCTGCGCGCCGCCGCGGTACCCACCCGACGCCGGGGTTGGCTGGACCTGTCCAGGACCGACCCGGCCTTCGCGCTGTGCGCGGCGTCGCTCGCCGAGCCCGACGATCGCGGGTTCCCGCGCCCGCTGCTCATCACCCGCGAGGAGGTGACGATGGCTCGCGAGGGCGGGGACCCTGTCCTGCAGGCGCTGCGCGAGCAGGCAGCCCCGGACCCCATCGTCTCCCCGATGGGCTGGGCCTGACCGGCGGCTCAGGTGGGGCTGTGCTCGGCCTGCGCCTCCAGGCCGGCCACCGCCTCGACGATCCCGCGAGAGATGTCCTGTGCGGTGAGGCCGAGGTCGTCGAGCAGCTCCGCGCGCCGGCCGTGCTCCAGGAATCGGGCGGGCAGCCCAAGGTCGCGGACCGGGGTCGGCACGCCACGGTCGCGCAGCAGCTGGGCGAGGGCGCTCCCGACCCCGCCGACGCGGACCCCGTCCTCGATGGTGACCACGAGACGATGCCGTTCGGCCTGGGCGAGCACCTCGGCCGGCATCGGCTTGACCCAGCGAGGGTCGACGACGCTCACCCCGATGCCCTGGTCGACGAGGCGACCGGCGACCTCGACCGCCAGCGCCGCCATCACCCCCACCGGCACCAGCAGCACGTCCGGGTCGCCGCTGCGCAGCAGGACGTCGACGCCACCCCGACGCTCGACCGCCGGCAGGTCGACGCCCACCGGACCGGTCGGGAACCGCAGCACGGTCGGCGCGTCGGAGACGCCGACGGCCTCCCGCAGCTCCTCGCGCAGCGTGACGGCGTCGCGCGGCGCAGCGATGCGCAGACCGGGGACGACCTGCAGGATCGCGAGATCCCACATGCCGTGGTGCGAGGCGCCGTCGGGGCCGGTCACGCCCGCCCGGTCGAGGACGAAGGTGACCCCGGCCCGGTGCAGGGCGCAGTCCATGAGCAGCTGGTCGAAGGCGCGGTTGAGGAACGTCGAGTAGACCGCCACCACCGGGTGCAGACCCGCGAACGCCAGCCCGGCGGCCGACGTCGCGGCGTGCTGCTCGGCGATGCCGACGTCGAAGACCCGTCGCGGAAAGGCCTCGGCGAAGCCGGACAGGCCGGTCGGGGCCAGCATCGCCGCCGTGATGGCGACCAGGTCGGCGCGCTCGCGCCCGAGGGTGAGCAGCTCGGCGCCGAAGACCGCG includes:
- a CDS encoding EamA family transporter; the protein is MAAILALLSSALWGSADFAGGLVSRRLRATVVVAVSQSLALVVIVVWVLWLGAEHAPHGYLPWAAAAGVVGPLALVAFYAALASGTMGVVAPIAAAGVVVPVMIGLVGGDRPSPEQDLGIALAILGVVLASGPELRPAGGEAPEAARVRAVALALVAAVGFGLVLWFVARAGRTSVPMTLLTQRGVSAATMGLVLLLAAARRSARPPGGERFETAYARLRWSDLPVLAAIGIADAAANGTFAKASTEGLLAVVSVLGSLYPVATAVLARVVLGERLMRVQIAGVSVALSGIVVIGLAGGAG
- a CDS encoding DUF3000 domain-containing protein, encoding MSGQDPGEPPEDFQRAVAALRSARLRPEVVLQEAPAPQRLAPWAVALTADVLPPDGGGEAEPEELGTGRFVLLYDPDGHDSWDGVFRVVTFVRAAVEPDVAGDPMLPSVGWSWLVEALEAHQADYAQPSGTVTRVASESFGSLSDRPPSAELEIRASWTAADPELGPHLQAWGDLLATAAGLPPLAAGVVALSRLRRAR
- a CDS encoding response regulator transcription factor, which translates into the protein MAVITDGRLREVVVRGLHTLGALEVVEAASIAEARARTRAVPPLDLLVVEVSLPDGSGVALLSELRAQGWQRGIALAADGDPFSVRAALSAGVRGFLVTEGDSLHGRTSTGLPRGIQDLSAREVEVLQLVAGGRSNRDIGEALHLSALTVKSHLARISRKLGTGDRAEMVALALRAGIIR
- a CDS encoding HRDC domain-containing protein; its protein translation is MTGSEERTVVPLLAPRDGLPPVVEDPVELAETVAALAAGTGPVAVDAERASGYRYGQRAYLVQLRREGAGTALIDPIGCPDLSALGAALSDAEWVLHAANQDLACLADVGLRPPRLFDTELGARLAGHPKVGLGPLVEEVLGLSLEKGHSAADWSTRPLPEPWLRYAALDVEVLVDLRHALHAELEEQGKLAWALEEFDAVRNAPPPPPRPDPWRRTSGLHRVRSPRGLAAVRELWTTRDALARQRDVAPGRLLPDSAMVEAALAAPTTLEALLAVPGFNGRGARRYGPRWLEALLRAYSSDFPPVSLPSEAPPPARSWPDRDPAAAARLAACRTAVAAIADEHRLPVENLLAPDTVRRLCWTPPEDLGEGAVAEVLRAHGARTWQVQLTAPVLSAALRRVRDHA
- a CDS encoding GNAT family N-acetyltransferase encodes the protein MSARLRLEPVGLERGRALVEGHLDALAPLHAGAGWPHADTMDGLRMSLAEPIDDEQTALLAVLVDTDEVVGEGGWKGPPGPDGVVEIGYGLAPPYRGRGLGSELVGLLTAWVLDQEGVRRVVAEVLADNLPSRRALERNGYRLTHVDEPYVWYAYAP
- a CDS encoding thiolase family protein, encoding MSPRTSRDVVFVDGVRTPFGKAGPTGLYAETRADDLIVTLIRELLRRHPQLPPARVDEVAVAATTQIGDQGMTIGRSAAILAGLPSSVPGFAIDRMCAGAMTAVTTVSSGIAFGAYDVAIAGGVEHMGHHPMGEGMDPNPRFVAERLVDADALVMGKTAERLHDRFPQLTKARADAFAAASQEKLAKAYANGKIQPDLVPIATRSAELGWGLATTDEPPRPGTTVEALAGLRTPFRPHGNITAGNAAGLNDGATACLLAAADTAAELGLATRMRLVGYAFAGVDPEVMGVGPIPSTERALALTGLRIEDIGLFELNEAFAVQVLALLDHFGIADDDPRVNPYGGAIAVGHPLASSGVRLMTQLARQFEDHPEVRYGITAMCVGLGQGGTVIWENPHHDASKG
- a CDS encoding 3-hydroxyacyl-CoA dehydrogenase NAD-binding domain-containing protein — encoded protein: MADAPSTTTLAGPDDEVVTKALLRYVELPYGAGTAALITLDNGRDHTRPSTFGAGGLASLSAALDEVVARSDLVAVAVTGKPFVFAVGADLTGMGRLRDRSDALAVARTGHAVFRRLGELSIPSFAFVNGAAMGGGLELALHCTYRTVSGNAAALSLPECFIGLVPGWGGTYLVPNLVGAAGAVTLIIENPLSQNRQLRPAQALELGIVDRLFEPADFLEQSLAFAARVVTGAERVERAPVDRSPETWGEAVAAGRALAEERLHGAAPAPLRALDLIEAARTRTRDEGFAAEDEALADLVLSDELRACLYSFDLVQRRAKRPAGVPDAALARPVSKVGVVGAGLMAGQLALLFAQRLKVPVVLTDLDQARVDKGLAGVRGEVDKLLKKRRISPDEANRLKASVTGSTDKAAFADADFVIEAVFEEMKVKQQVFAELEAIVSDTCILATNTSSLSVTEMSEHLDHPERVVGFHFFNPVAQMPLLEIARTPRSDDATVATAFAVAKALKKSAVLVKDSPGFVVNRLLTRFMGEVNAAIDEGTPIEVADHALDPLGLPMSPMMLLQLVGPAVALHVGETLHDAFPDRFGVSRNLARLVASGRTAVYTWGEDGLVVDPEVADLYELGSQPSSAEQVRTRAVDALAQEVRLMLDEGVVTAVQDLDLCMLLGAGWPFHLGGISPYLDRTGASERVTGARFLPPGVASLPA
- a CDS encoding GNAT family N-acetyltransferase, whose product is MSLPAGVALRQQQADEAAAVRAVVASAFGDAVVGDLEAALARRAGSMAYVAVAPGGVLGQVRLTWGWLDAPERLVPVLVLSPLSVAPAWRRRGVGRALVARAIAAAGEAGAPLLFLEGDPAYYARCGFEPAGPLGFLRPSVRIPEPGFQVVRLPGHESWMTGALVYPDTFWEYDRVGLRDGGAEVARP